A portion of the Colius striatus isolate bColStr4 chromosome 1, bColStr4.1.hap1, whole genome shotgun sequence genome contains these proteins:
- the USP35 gene encoding ubiquitin carboxyl-terminal hydrolase 35 has protein sequence MDKILEAVVMSSYPNNVKQGLVRRVIEAAKQPMDSEQCWSMLELSTKLYLTGDTKYKREIGKEVLEVYGHYHPEEFEEFFNVRFLLSLLQEGYGPLGKRSHYVLDYIQLGLQFVLESPSANSIFSLLRIEVLRKVCERPSPKQCAKISKLLTQHPQCIPTGKHQVLFCQQLIRCIGQFQCVSEGEEDIMEFLEQVNKVSGLLQKIWRTHTSAILPSLKELFTIISSTEEQEAPSNALASVVQFVPLELMDGVIRNLTNDDSITDVQMMTAIGRMIDWVSWPLGKNIDKWIIALLKGLAAVKKFSILIEVTLSKIEKVFSKLLYPIVREGALSVLQYMLLSFQHSHEAFHLLLPHIPRLVASLKKEDSNSATSSLEQLAELIHCMFFRFSGFPDLYEPVLEAVKALPIPNEDRIKHLLGQNAWTSQKNELACFYPRLASKSETGKIGLINLGNTCYMNSIIQSLFMASDFRHSVLNLTEGNSQPLMTKLQWLFAFLEHSQRPAISPESFLSASWPPWFTPGAQQDCSEYLKYLLDRLHEEEKTGKRIYQKLKESSLVSQAVEHHYLNKTLIEKMFGGKMMTKIRCLKCLNVSSREEAFTDLSLAFPPPDRHMHGGRSVLPVEEIGPQFIEPPENTTQFTGSPWIQRKAHVAGDPAATLMPVETLSFQEPGEATNALGGHAIGVDAAKDPLSAFGERPRAPKDSRSVPDLINYFLSPERLTAENKYHCEKCASLQDAEKVAELTEGPHYLILTLLRFSFDPRTMKRKKILDNISIPVVLKLPVLVTPEETEKVCRRGKDRAAPGSGFMSVVYDLCSVVVHSGVSSESGHYYCYSRECTDTVPHGQPRAEAPKPASDKHLDFEIQWYLFNDTRVSFSSFESVSNVTSFFPKDTAYVLFYRQRPGRQSCLLQEALAEAGHLHGEPSLHKDLMEAISKDNILYLQEQEKEARNRAAYISALPKSPLWWRDFDRDKDDDSSSGGCSPAAGGGGSSSFHGLVF, from the exons atggATAAGATACTGGAGGCCGTGGTGATGTCCTCGTACCCCAACAACGTGAAGCAAGGGCTCGTGAGGCGTGTCATCGAGGCAGCAAAGCAGCCCATGGACAGCGAGCAATGCTGGTCCATGCTGGAGCTGTCGACCAAGCTTTACCTCACAGGGGACACCAAGTATAAAAGAGAGATTGGGAaagaggttttggaggtctatGGCCACTATCACCCAGAGGAATTCGAGGAGTTCTTCAACGTCCGCTTCCTGCTGAGTCTCCTCCAGGAAGGCTATGGAcccctggggaagagaagccacTATGTACTCGATTATATCCAATTAGGGCTGCAGTTTGTCTTGGAAAGCCCCTCAGCAAACAGCATCTTCAGCTTATTGAGGATCGAGGTGCTCCGTAAAGTGTGCGAGAGGCCCAGCCCCAAGCAGTGTGCCAAGATCAGCAAACTCCTCACCCAGCATCCTCAGTGCATCCCCACGGGCAAACACCAGGTCTTGTTTTGTCAGCAGCTCATCCGCTGCATCGGGCAGTTCCAGTGTGTCTCTGAGGGGGAAGAGGACATCATGGAGTTTTTGGAGCAGGTGAACAAAGTGAGCGGTCTGCTGCAGAAGATCTGGAGGACTCACACCTCAGCCATCCTGCCCTCTTTGAAGGAGCTGTTCACTATCATTTCTTCAACAG aggagcaggaagctCCATCCAATGCCTTGGCCAGCGTGGTGCAGTTTGTCCCTCTGGAGCTCATGGATGGTGTGATAAGAAACCTGACCAACGATGACAGCATTACTGATGTGCAAATGATGACAGCCATTGGCAG GATGATTGATTGGGTGTCCTGGCCCCTGGGAAAGAACATAGACAAGTGGATCATTGCTCTACTGAAGGGTTTGGCTGCAGTGAAAAAGTTCAGCATCCTGATTGAAGTTACTCTTTCAAAAATTGAAAAG GTCTTCTCCAAGTTGCTGTATCCCATCGTGAGAGAGGGGGCTTTGTCTGTCCTGCAGTACATGCTGCTGAGCTTCCAGCACTCCCACGAGGCGTTTCACTTG ctgctccctcACATCCCCAGGCTGGTGGCCTCTCTGAAGAAGGAGGACTCCAACTctgccaccagctccctggAGCAGCTGGCCGAGCTCATCCACTGCATGTTCTTCCGCTTCTCAGGATTTCCAGATCTCTATGAACCAGTCCTAGAAGCAGTTAAA GCTCTCCCTATTCCAAACGAAGACCGGATTAAACATCTCTTGGGACAAAACGCTTGGACCTCCCAGAAGAATGAGCTGGCCTGTTTCTACCCACGCCTGGCATCCAAATCCGAGACAGGAAAGATCGGGTTAATTAACTTAGGAAACACCTGCTACATGAACAGCATCATCCAGTCTCTTTTTATGGCTTCAGA cttTCGGCATTCGGTGTTGAATTTAACTGAGGGCAACTCCCAGCCCCTGATGACAAAGCTCCAGTGGCTCTTTGCTTTTTTGGAGCACAGTCAG CGACCTGCCATCTCACCTGAgagcttcctctctgcctcctggccACCCTGGTTCACCCCTGGAGCTCAGCAGGACTGCTCAGAGTATCTCAAGTATTTGCTGGACCG ATTACACGAAGAAGAAAAAACTGGAAAAAGGATCTACCAGAAACTGAAGGAATCCAGCTTGGTGTCCCAGGCAGTGGAGCATCATTACTTAAACAAGACATTGATTGAGAAGATGTTTGGGGGTAAAATGATGACAAAGATCCGCTGCTTGAAGTGTCTGAATGTCTCCTCCCGAGAAGAAGCCTTCACAGACCTGTCTCTGGCTTTTCCCCCGCCGGACAGGCACATGCATGGGGGCAGGTCTGTTTTACCAGTGGAAGAAATTGGCCCGCAGTTTATCGAGCCTCCTGAAAACACAACCCAGTTCACAGGGTCTCCCTGGATCCAGAGGAAGGCCCATGTGGCTGGAGACCCTGCAGCCACACTGATGCCAGTGGAAACGTTGAGTTtccaggagccaggggaagcGACGAATGCCTTAGGTGGCCATGCCATCGGCGTGGATGCAGCCAAAGACCCTCTGTCGGCTTTTGGGGAGCGGCCACGTGCTCCCAAGGACTCCAGGTCTGTCCCAGATTTAATCAACTACTTTTTATCCCCGGAGAGACTGACAGCAGAGAATAAATACCACTGTGAGAAATGTGCATCCTTACAGGACGCTGAGAAGGTGGCGGAACTGACGGAGGGCCCACACTACCTCATCCTCACGCTGCTGCGGTTCTCCTTCGACCCACGGActatgaagaggaagaagatcTTGGACAACATCTCCATCCCCGTGGTGCTCAAGCTGCCCGTCCTCGTCACCCCAGAGGAAACCGAGAAGGTTTGCCGGCGTGGGAAGGACAGGGCTGCCCCGGGGAGCGGCTTCATGTCGGTTGTGTATGACCTCTGCAGTGTGGTGGTGCATTCAGGCGTCTCCTCTGAGAGTGGCCACTACTACTGCTACTCCAGGGAGTGCACTGACACGGTTCCTCACGGccagccccgggctgaggcacCGAAACCGGCCTCTGACAAACATTTGGACTTTGAGATCCAGTGGTACCTCTTCAATGACACCAGagtttccttctcctccttcgaATCGGTCAGCAACGTCACCTCTTTCTTCCCCAAGGACACTGCCTACGTCCTCTTCTACAGGCAACGGccaggcaggcagagctgcctgctgcaggaggcTCTGGCTGAGGCTGGCCACCTGCATGGAGAGCCCTCCCTCCATAAGGACTTGATGGAAGCTATTTCCAAAGACAACATCCTCTACTTGCAG gaacaggaaaaagaagCGAGGAACAGAGCTGCCTATATCTCTGCCCTGCCGAAATCCCCGCTGTGGTGGAGAGACTTTGACAGGGACAAGGATGACGACAGCTCATCGGGGGGCTGCAgcccggcggcgggcggggggggaTCCAGCTCCTTCCATGGACTTGTCTTCTAA